One part of the Amaranthus tricolor cultivar Red isolate AtriRed21 chromosome 16, ASM2621246v1, whole genome shotgun sequence genome encodes these proteins:
- the LOC130802551 gene encoding protein TIC 214-like, with the protein MIFQSFLLGNLVSLGMKIINSVVVVGLYYGFLTTFSIGPSYLFLLRSQVMEEGEEGTEKKVSATTGFIMGQLMMFISIYYTPLHLALGRPHTITVLALPYLLFHFFWNNHKHFFDYGSTSRNSMRNLSIQCVFLNNLIFQLFNYFILPSSTLARLVNIYMFRCNNKMLFVTSSFVGWLIGHILFMKWVGLVLVWIQQNHSIRSNKYLVSELRNSMARIFSILFFITCVYYLGRMPSPIFTKKLKETPETKESEEETEQEEEGFTEEDPSPSLFSEEKEDPDKIQIDEMEKIRVNGKDKTKDEFHLHLKEACYKNSPTSLEILKEEKKNFFGFEKSLLFLLFDYKRWNRPTRYIKNNRFENAVRNEMSQYFFYTCQNDGKQRISFTYPPSLSIFWEMIQRKISLDTTEKFLYDDELSNNWISTNEQKRNSLSNELNNRITVLDKDIFYIDVLDKKTRLCLENKNDKTKREFLKKIHDPLLMGSYRVLIKKMVSPFININETTVNNLIDKFFINKIHNVLLNDSNYQEFELKKPKMSQFDGDSTFNQNKNLLFSEQEQISSENKERFFNFLIDTTTAYAFTQPISKRINEIRKKVPRWSHQLINEPEQYERALEKDVVLDYEIRTRQSNPVVIYTTKQDNNDADEVDLTQYAQQSDFRRDIIKGSMRAQRRKILILELFQAKVHSPLFFNRTKEASFYSVYVVTLIRRVQRYMRKKPEIPLSQQEKLKEQEVKKEELAEKKLEEFLLTQKEEKAKLEEDKQIKVAETWDTVPFAQLIRSLMLMTQSIFRKYILIPLLIIAKNIVRLLLFQRAEWSEDFDDWSKERHIKCTYNGVQLSETEFPQDWLTDGIQIKIVFPFYLKPWHTSRDLIKKQNQPDDYCFLTVFGTETDSLFGPPRKHPSFFNRIFKQLGKNIRKFPNTRKFWIMKILLFFKKIKIMLKENRILGFGVSEESREIKKEKDSIITNHMIREIKKEKDSIITNHMIHESSIQTRFLNRTNSSVPEKKIKDLANRTRTIKKKIEKISKDNRKLNINSNKTHYSTKRFESFKNIGQILKRGNVRLIRKINSIFYFFSEKIYVDIFLSIINIPRINTQLFLESTKNWIDKSIYTNENEKNHERLEKTNKKKNSFISNIKKAFLLFFSNDEINKNSNIFSNLAFLSQAYVFYKLSQTPIFDLYKVRSVLQYRGMSLFLKNEIKDYFGTQGITHSELKTKKLPNSGMNQWKNWLKLQSNYQYDLSQIKWSQLVPQKVRNRITEHFAIENTNNIENFLFLLPNKKSNFKKNYRYDVLSYKFLYYEDKNNSYTYSYGSPFQVNKTNEFSSIYNYNLNKDKFIDMWWNIPITNYLGIKNIMDMDIEKKTDRKFLDLKIIHFCLRKKVNIEAWVDISIGRNENTKTELKSYQIVDKIDKKSIFYTPIYQEINQPHQKKNVLDWMGMNEEILSRPISNLDFWFFSEFLFFYNAYKMKPWFIPINFLFSNSNVSENFSENKNINRNKKTNP; encoded by the coding sequence atgatttttcaatcttttctaCTAGGTAATCTAGTATCCTTAGGCATGAAGATAATCAATTCGGTCGTTGTGGTCGGACTCTATTATGGATTTCTGACCACATTCTCCATAGGGCCCTCTTATCTCTTCCTTCTCCGATCTCAGGTtatggaagaaggagaagaaggaacCGAGAAGAAGGTATCAGCAACAACTGGTTTTATTATGGGACAGCTCATGATGTTCATATCGATCTATTATACGCCTCTGCATCTAGCATTGGGTAGACCTCATACAATAACTGTCCTAGCTCTACCCTATCTTTTGTTTCATTTCTTCTGGAACAATCACAAACACTTTTTTGATTATGGATCTACTAGCAGAAATTCAATGCGTAATCTCAGCATTCAATGTGTATTCctgaataatctcatttttcaattattcaACTATTTCATTTTACCAAGTTCAACGTTAGCCAGATTAGTCAACATTTATATGTTTCGATGCAACAACAAGATGTTATTTGTAACAAGTAGTTTTGTTGGTTGGTTAATTGGTCACATTTTATTCATGAAATGGGTTGGATTGGTATTAGTCTGGATACAGCAAAATCATTCTATTCGATCTAATAAGTACCTTGTGTCAGAATTGAGAAATTCTATGGCTCGAATCTTTAGTATTCTCTTCTTTATTACCTGTGTCTACTATTTAGGCAGAATGCCGTCACctatttttactaaaaaacTGAAAGAAACCCCAGAAACGAAAGAAAGTGAGGAAGAAACAGAACAGGAAGAAGAGGGATTCACCGAAGAAGATCCTTCTCCTTCCCTTTTTTCGGAAGAAAAGGAGGATCCGGACAAAATCCAAATCGATGAAATGGAAAAGATCCGAGTGAATGGAAAGGACAAAACAAAGGATGAATTCCACTTGCACTTAAAAGAAGCATGCTATAAAAATAGCCCAACTTCGTTAGAAATActtaaagaagaaaagaaaaacttcTTCGGGTTTGAAAAatcccttctttttcttcttttcgacTATAAACGTTGGAATCGTCCAACGCGATATATAAAAAACAATCGATTTGAAAATGCGGTAAGAAATGAAATgtcacaatattttttttatacatgtcAAAATGATGGAAAACAAAGAATTTCTTTTACATATCCACCCAGTTTATCAATTTTCTGGGAAATGATACAAAGAAAGATTTCTTTGGATACAACAGAAAAATTCTTATATGATGATGAACTATCCAATAATTGGATTTCTACaaatgaacaaaaaagaaacagtttaagcaatgaattaaataatagaaTTACGGTTCTAGACAAAGACATTTTTTATATAGATGTACTCGATAAAAAAACAAGATTATGcttagaaaacaaaaatgataaaactaaaagggaatttttgaaaaaaatacatgATCCATTATTAATGGGATCCTATCgtgttttaataaaaaaaatggtttcaccctttataaatataaatgaaactacagtgaataatttaattgataaattttttataaataaaattcataatGTTTTACTTAATGATTCCAATTATCAAGAATTTGaacttaaaaaaccaaaaatgagTCAATTTGATGGAGACTCAACattcaatcaaaacaaaaatttgttattttccgaacaagaacaaattagttcagaaaataaagaaagatttttcaattttttaattgatacaaCCACAGCATATGCGTTTACTCAACCaatttcaaaaagaataaacgaaataagaaaaaaagttCCTCGTTGGTCACACCAATTAATTAACGAGCCCGAACAATATGAAAGAGCACTTGAAAAAGACGTGGTGCTGGATTATGAAATCCGCACAAGGCAATCGAACCCTGTAGTGATTTATACGACTAAGCAAGATAATAACGATGCAGACGAAGTGGATTTGACACAGTATGCCCAACAATCTGATTTTCGTCGAGATATAATCAAAGGTTCCATGCGTGCTCAAAGACGTAAAATTCTTATTTTGGAATTGTTTCAAGCAAAAGTACATTCGCCACTTTTTTTCAACCGAACAAAGGAAGCCTCTTTTTATTCTGTGTATGTTGTTACACTTATTAGACGAGTTCAAAGGTATATGAGAAAAAAACCAGAAATTCCACTTTCTCAACAGGAAAAATTAAAGGAACAAGAAGTAAAGAAAGAAGAATTAgcggaaaaaaaattagaagaatTTCTATTAACGcaaaaggaagaaaaagcaAAACTAGAAGaagataaacaaataaaagtagCCGAAACCTGGGATACCGTCCCGTTTGCTCAACTAATAAGGAGTTTGATGTTAATGACTCAGtccatttttagaaaatatattttaattccttTATTGATAATAGCAAAAAATATTGTTCGTCTACTATTATTCCAACGTGCTGAGTGGTCTGAAGATTTCGATGACTGGAGTAAAGAACGACATATTAAATGTACCTATAATGGTGTTCAATTATCAGAAACCGAATTTCCTCAAGACTGGTTAACAGATGGTATTCAGATAAAGATAGTATTTCCTTTCTATCTAAAACCTTGGCACACATCCCGAgatctaataaaaaaacaaaatcaaccagatgattattgttttttaacaGTTTTCGGAACAGAAACTGACAGTCTTTTTGGTCCTCCCCGAAAACACCCTTCTTTTTTTAACCGTATTTTTAAACAATTAGGCAAAAATATTCGAAAGTTTCCaaatacaagaaaattttggatTATGAAAATccttctattttttaaaaaaataaaaataatgttaaaggAAAATCGAATTCTAGGATTTGGAGTGAGCGAAGAATCTagggaaataaaaaaagaaaaagattcgaTAATTACTAATCATATGATTagggaaataaaaaaagaaaaagattcgaTAATTACTAATCATATGATTCATGAATCGTCCATTCAAACTCGATTCCTGAATCGGACAAATTCTTCAGtgccagaaaaaaaaataaaagatttggCTAATCGAACAAGgacaatcaaaaaaaaaatagaaaaaatatcaaaagacaatagaaaattaaatattaattctaACAAAACACATTATAGTACGAAACGATTCGaatcgtttaaaaatattggtCAAATATTAAAAAGAGGAAATGTTCGATTAATCCGTaaaataaattctattttttatttttttagcgaAAAGATATACGTCGATATATTTCTATCCATCATTAATATTCCCagaattaatacacaactttttcTTGAATCAACAAAAAACTGGATTGATAAATCCATTTACactaatgaaaatgaaaaaaatcatgaaaggcttgagaaaacaaataaaaaaaaaaattcgtttATTTCGAATATAAAAAAAGCATTTTTGCTGTTTTTTAGTAATGACGagattaataagaattcgaatattttttctaatttggcTTTTTTGTCACAAGCCTACGTATTTTACAAATTATCTCAAACCCCTATTTTTGACTTATacaaggtaagatctgttcttCAGTATCGCGGAATGTCgttatttcttaaaaatgaaataaaagattATTTTGGAACCCAAGGAATAACTCATTCCGAGCTAAAGACTAAAAAACTTCCGAATTCTGGAATGAATCAATGGAAAAACTGGTTAAAATTGCAAAGTAATTATCAATATGATTTATCCCAGATAAAATGGTCTCAATTAGTACCCCAAAAAGTGCGGAATAGAATAACTGAACATTTTGCCAttgaaaatacaaataatattgaaaactttttattcttattgccaaataaaaaatcaaattttaaaaagaactaTAGATATGATGTTTTATCATATAAATTTCTTTATTATGAAGATAAAAACAATTCATATACATATAGTTATGGGAGCCCATTCCAAGTAAATAAGACCAATGAATTTTCTTCTATTTATAATTACAACCTAAATAAAGACAAATTCATTGACATGTGGTGGAATATCCCTATCACTAATTATTTaggaataaaaaatattatggaTATGGATATAGAGAAAAAGACCGATAGAAAATTTTTGGATTTGAAAATTATTCATTTTTGTCTTCGAAAGAAAGTCAACATTGAGGCCTGGGTCGATATCAGTATTGGCAGGAATGAAAATACTAAAACTGAACTTAAGAGTTATCAAATTGTTGATAAAATTGATAAGAAAAGTATTTTTTACACACCAATTTATCAAGAAATCAACCAACCCcatcaaaaaaaaaacgttTTGGATTGGATGggaatgaatgaagaaataCTAAGTCGTCCCATATCAAATCTAGACTTTTGGTTTTTCTCCGAATTTCTCTTCTTTTATAATGCATATAAAATGAAACCTTGGTTTATAccaataaattttcttttttcaaattcGAATGTAAGtgaaaattttagtgaaaataaaaacatcaatagaaataaaaaaacgaATCCC